One segment of Methanofastidiosum sp. DNA contains the following:
- a CDS encoding winged helix-turn-helix transcriptional regulator, translated as MKDIDQKIIDVMKENARISITDISKLTNIPDTTIHFRLKKLKNVLKYRLTLDHKKLGENYYMIEIIPETYAIDSITVKKAEELFERLRKMEGILFAVKLRDSFMQIGKFCAIYAGKEKPKLDIPGIKVATVSEIDKIWGEIALCSKS; from the coding sequence ATGAAAGATATAGACCAGAAGATTATAGATGTCATGAAGGAAAATGCGAGAATCTCAATAACTGACATCTCAAAGCTCACAAATATCCCAGATACCACCATTCATTTCCGCTTAAAAAAGCTGAAAAATGTCTTAAAATACAGGCTAACTCTAGATCACAAAAAACTTGGCGAAAATTACTACATGATTGAAATAATCCCCGAAACTTACGCAATCGATTCAATAACTGTAAAGAAAGCCGAGGAACTGTTCGAAAGATTGAGGAAGATGGAAGGGATATTATTTGCTGTTAAACTTAGGGATTCATTCATGCAGATAGGAAAATTCTGTGCTATTTATGCCGGGAAAGAAAAACCAAAACTAGATATTCCAGGGATAAAAGTTGCAACAGTAAGTGAGATAGATAAAATCTGGGGTGAAATCGCCCTATGCTCAAAGAGCTAG
- a CDS encoding type II toxin-antitoxin system RelE/ParE family toxin, protein MYQIKFDNEAINFLNGLSKNLKERIYYKIISTKDNPHHYFEKLTGREDYKLRVGNYRVIADIDDQAKFIYITHIGHRKNIYKNI, encoded by the coding sequence ATGTATCAAATCAAGTTTGATAACGAAGCTATTAATTTTTTAAATGGTCTGTCAAAAAATCTTAAAGAGAGGATTTATTATAAAATAATTTCTACGAAAGATAATCCCCATCATTATTTTGAAAAATTGACTGGAAGAGAGGATTATAAACTTCGAGTCGGAAATTATAGAGTTATAGCAGATATAGATGATCAAGCTAAATTCATTTATATTACGCATATAGGCCATAGAAAGAATATTTACAAAAATATATAA
- the mvk gene encoding mevalonate kinase: protein MLVSAPGKIILFGEHSVVYGKGAIASAIDLRTYTDGKLLNDKVIKIHANDLKIPGLSISFSEEEIFLGTDYGKAGFVVSYVKSAIDRVFSEYGSRKGFEVSIRSDIPVGAGLGSSAAVVIPTLKLLSELLEMKFSNEEIAKMGKEVEFEVQGSSSGIDPAVSALGGGVYFKKGKIERFSAPNLPLIVGYTGEKGSTKVLLEKVKALKEEYPGIVDNIMDAMEEIADKGRRILSDNGDLKELGSLMNINNGLLEAIGVSTKELSELVFASRISGALGAKITGAGGGGCMYALAPNKMKEVETAIRIAGGIPIKTKTTDEGVRVERE from the coding sequence ATGCTAGTATCGGCGCCAGGGAAAATAATTCTATTTGGAGAGCATTCTGTCGTTTATGGAAAAGGGGCAATTGCGTCAGCGATTGATCTAAGAACATATACTGATGGAAAGCTATTGAATGATAAAGTAATCAAGATTCATGCTAATGATCTTAAAATACCCGGACTCAGCATATCATTTTCTGAAGAAGAAATCTTTTTAGGAACTGACTATGGCAAAGCCGGATTTGTAGTGTCCTATGTAAAATCAGCTATTGACAGGGTATTCAGTGAATATGGTTCACGAAAAGGGTTTGAAGTTTCTATAAGATCGGATATCCCTGTTGGGGCCGGCCTTGGATCATCTGCAGCTGTTGTTATCCCAACATTAAAGCTTCTTTCAGAGCTTCTCGAAATGAAATTCTCAAATGAAGAGATAGCAAAGATGGGCAAAGAAGTTGAATTTGAAGTCCAAGGAAGCTCAAGCGGTATCGATCCGGCAGTTTCAGCACTTGGTGGCGGAGTTTATTTTAAGAAAGGAAAGATTGAAAGGTTTTCTGCTCCAAACTTACCTTTGATAGTTGGATACACGGGAGAAAAGGGAAGCACTAAAGTTCTTCTTGAAAAAGTAAAGGCTCTAAAAGAAGAGTATCCAGGGATTGTAGACAATATAATGGATGCCATGGAAGAGATAGCAGATAAAGGCAGAAGAATACTAAGCGATAACGGTGACCTAAAAGAACTAGGTTCTTTGATGAATATAAATAACGGACTTCTTGAAGCAATAGGCGTTTCAACGAAAGAGCTTTCTGAACTTGTTTTTGCCTCAAGGATTTCTGGGGCTCTTGGTGCAAAGATTACAGGTGCAGGCGGTGGAGGGTGTATGTATGCCCTTGCACCTAACAAGATGAAAGAAGTCGAAACTGCAATAAGAATTGCAGGAGGAATACCAATAAAGACAAAAACAACTGATGAAGGGGTAAGGGTTGAACGTGAGTAG
- a CDS encoding diaminopropionate ammonia-lyase has translation MNVSSYLDYIKNNRARDYSVKKASTDFVSQDVAKKVRSIYSGMHEYDRTPLVSLEKLSGKIGVGKILVKDESYRFGLNSFKSLGGVYAIYKTLEEIAGKNISISEIFSPQFKETIGELTFSAATDGNHGLGVAWASMNLGQKAVIYLPKGTVPQRIEAIKKTGAKAVVIDGNYDDAVEKMARDGENEGWQVISDTAWEGYQDIPTWIMQGYTVLFDEAMEEIKENGGDMPTHIILQAGVGSFSASGVGYFNSIYGKKRPISIIVEPDNAACFYESMQINDGKPHRAKGDLSTIMAGLSCGVPNPIAWDIHLDYSDVFVSCRDELSALSMRSLGNPLKGDKKVISGESGAIGLGVLMYIKNDLEIGKDSEVLLISTEGDTDPKGYLDVVWGGKLPSELPI, from the coding sequence TTGAACGTGAGTAGTTATTTAGACTATATAAAAAATAATAGAGCTAGAGATTACTCAGTTAAGAAAGCTTCAACTGATTTTGTTTCTCAGGATGTTGCAAAAAAAGTAAGAAGTATATATTCCGGCATGCATGAGTACGATAGAACGCCCCTTGTTTCTTTAGAAAAGCTTTCAGGAAAAATTGGTGTTGGGAAAATTTTAGTTAAAGATGAATCCTATAGATTTGGCCTTAATTCCTTTAAGTCTCTTGGAGGCGTCTATGCTATTTACAAGACTCTAGAAGAGATTGCCGGCAAGAATATTTCTATATCGGAGATATTCTCCCCTCAATTTAAGGAAACTATTGGCGAATTGACTTTTTCTGCTGCAACTGATGGCAATCATGGGTTAGGTGTTGCATGGGCTTCTATGAATCTCGGCCAGAAGGCAGTTATTTATCTGCCAAAAGGAACGGTTCCCCAGAGGATTGAGGCGATAAAAAAGACAGGAGCTAAAGCAGTTGTAATAGACGGTAACTACGATGATGCTGTAGAGAAGATGGCAAGAGATGGAGAAAACGAAGGTTGGCAGGTAATATCTGATACAGCATGGGAAGGATACCAAGATATACCAACTTGGATAATGCAAGGCTACACAGTTCTTTTTGATGAAGCGATGGAAGAAATAAAAGAAAATGGTGGAGATATGCCCACCCATATAATTCTTCAGGCAGGTGTTGGTTCTTTTTCTGCTTCAGGAGTTGGATACTTTAACTCAATCTATGGAAAGAAGAGACCAATTTCAATTATTGTCGAGCCGGATAACGCAGCTTGCTTTTATGAGTCAATGCAGATAAACGATGGAAAGCCACACAGAGCAAAAGGCGACCTCTCAACCATAATGGCGGGATTATCATGCGGCGTGCCAAACCCAATAGCATGGGATATACACCTTGACTACTCAGATGTCTTTGTTTCATGTAGAGATGAGCTCTCTGCCCTTTCAATGAGGAGTTTAGGAAATCCTTTGAAGGGGGATAAAAAAGTCATATCTGGTGAAAGTGGCGCAATTGGCCTTGGAGTATTAATGTATATAAAAAATGATCTAGAAATAGGAAAAGATTCAGAAGTTCTTTTGATTAGCACTGAAGGTGACACTGACCCCAAAGGATACCTAGATGTTGTCTGGGGAGGAAAGCTCCCATCAGAACTCCCTATATAG
- a CDS encoding site-2 protease family protein, which yields MNNFTNKEITELLVAWAALSIAFGFAFSGGVFALSNVNRMILFISSLPKYFVIVGAAFLLHELSHKFTAIKYGYPAQFHLWQTGLLLALGMSFALGIVFAAPGAVYIYGLTDEKKDAKISLSGPLANMIVAVSTLALFRFTFIPLLAQVAYVSAFIGVFNLLPFGPLDGSKIFKHEKMWWIALMAVGVIIILTI from the coding sequence ATGAATAATTTTACTAACAAAGAAATCACTGAACTTTTAGTTGCATGGGCAGCATTGTCCATTGCTTTTGGATTTGCATTTAGCGGTGGGGTGTTCGCATTAAGTAATGTGAATAGAATGATACTTTTTATCTCGTCACTTCCGAAGTATTTTGTTATAGTTGGAGCAGCATTTTTGCTTCATGAGCTTTCACATAAATTTACTGCGATTAAATATGGATATCCTGCCCAGTTTCATCTTTGGCAGACGGGACTCTTACTCGCCTTAGGGATGTCATTTGCCCTTGGGATTGTATTTGCAGCCCCCGGAGCAGTCTATATTTATGGATTGACCGATGAAAAGAAGGATGCAAAAATATCCCTGTCAGGACCTCTTGCAAATATGATTGTTGCAGTATCTACTCTAGCTCTATTTAGATTCACATTTATTCCTTTACTGGCACAGGTAGCATATGTCAGCGCATTTATCGGAGTATTTAATCTCTTGCCTTTTGGGCCTCTTGACGGAAGCAAAATATTCAAGCATGAGAAAATGTGGTGGATTGCTCTGATGGCAGTTGGGGTAATAATCATCTTGACTATATAG
- a CDS encoding MEMO1 family protein yields the protein MYRPSYVAGSFYPGDKSSLQKMIEKYIEEAKKDIDFIDEGKNVGMLCPHAGYVYSGKTQAHSYYYMSSSPPETFVILGPNHTGLGLPVALMDKGSWETPFGEIKINEELASKIVENSGFVGVDSAAHKYEHSIEVQLPFLQYTKKDATFVPICMGIQDKETAVEIGKAIAKSSKEPLGVIASSDLVHYGNRFGYNPLRGNKEETLSWIKKNDMEILKMAENFDIDRLYNFIDSKDYTTCGYGPLSAMLSCMRELGAKKARILDYSNSYETSGDWSAVVGYGSVGIRC from the coding sequence ATGTATCGTCCATCTTATGTCGCCGGAAGTTTTTATCCCGGAGACAAATCATCACTTCAAAAAATGATTGAAAAATATATCGAAGAAGCAAAGAAAGATATTGATTTTATTGATGAAGGGAAGAATGTTGGCATGTTATGCCCTCATGCAGGATATGTCTATTCTGGAAAAACTCAAGCACACTCTTATTATTATATGTCAAGTTCACCTCCAGAAACTTTTGTGATACTTGGGCCAAACCACACTGGATTAGGATTGCCCGTAGCTTTGATGGATAAAGGTTCCTGGGAAACTCCTTTTGGCGAAATAAAGATCAACGAAGAACTTGCTTCAAAAATAGTTGAAAACTCTGGATTTGTAGGAGTTGATTCAGCCGCCCATAAATACGAGCATTCAATAGAGGTGCAGTTGCCATTTTTGCAGTACACAAAAAAGGATGCAACTTTTGTACCAATATGTATGGGTATTCAAGATAAAGAAACGGCTGTTGAGATAGGTAAGGCAATAGCAAAGTCAAGTAAAGAACCTTTGGGAGTAATTGCATCAAGTGACCTTGTCCATTATGGAAACCGATTTGGATATAATCCCTTGAGAGGGAATAAAGAAGAAACTCTTTCTTGGATAAAAAAGAATGATATGGAAATATTGAAGATGGCTGAAAACTTCGACATAGATAGATTGTACAATTTTATAGATAGTAAGGACTATACTACTTGCGGATATGGCCCACTTTCAGCTATGCTTTCATGCATGCGAGAGCTTGGTGCAAAAAAAGCAAGAATTTTAGACTATTCAAATTCATATGAAACTTCCGGAGATTGGAGTGCAGTTGTAGGTTATGGGTCGGTGGGGATTAGATGCTAG
- a CDS encoding site-2 protease family protein, with protein sequence MPWSLKFGSILGIPIELHITFLLLLLIFSIFGFIPLLVIVLLFASVLVHELAHSLVGRHYGAKIKKITLLPIGGVSQMEAIPKGHEFAIAVIGPITSITLGVILFLFGSLFGLKMYFDLNWIQLGSLTDIVRIVMSLNFLLGAFNIIPAFPMDGGRVLRAFLSSRMDYLRATEISVRIGQGLAIVFAFVGVFYNPWLIIIAFFIYMGGMGEYQSTQMSSALKGIKVKDLMVKDVVTVSPNDTLEDFEKILIEKRHKGYPVVLDGNVLGIITTNELLSVPRIKWFETKIQDVMTKDIITATPNMEVFELHTKLAEKNLGRAPVIENGRLIGFISKTDILKFSEILMLKRM encoded by the coding sequence ATGCCTTGGAGTTTAAAGTTTGGAAGTATACTCGGGATCCCGATAGAGCTTCATATTACATTTTTGCTGCTTCTTTTGATATTTTCGATATTTGGGTTCATTCCGCTTTTAGTCATAGTGCTTTTGTTCGCTTCAGTTTTAGTGCATGAGTTGGCGCACTCTCTTGTTGGAAGGCATTACGGCGCTAAGATTAAAAAGATTACCCTTCTGCCGATAGGTGGCGTATCCCAGATGGAGGCTATACCAAAGGGCCATGAGTTTGCAATAGCCGTAATAGGTCCGATTACAAGCATAACTTTAGGAGTCATATTATTCTTATTTGGTTCCCTTTTTGGACTAAAAATGTACTTTGATCTTAACTGGATTCAGTTGGGCTCATTGACAGATATAGTTAGAATTGTGATGTCCTTGAACTTTTTACTTGGAGCGTTCAACATCATCCCTGCGTTCCCAATGGACGGCGGCAGGGTCTTAAGGGCCTTTTTATCATCAAGGATGGATTATCTAAGGGCAACTGAAATTTCAGTTAGGATAGGTCAGGGCCTTGCAATAGTCTTTGCATTTGTGGGCGTTTTCTATAATCCTTGGCTTATCATAATCGCCTTTTTCATATACATGGGTGGCATGGGCGAATACCAGTCAACCCAGATGTCATCAGCACTCAAAGGGATAAAGGTAAAGGACCTAATGGTGAAGGATGTAGTTACAGTTTCACCAAATGATACGCTAGAGGACTTTGAAAAAATCTTGATTGAAAAGAGGCACAAAGGCTATCCAGTTGTCCTCGATGGCAATGTTCTTGGCATAATAACAACTAATGAACTTCTCTCAGTTCCAAGGATTAAATGGTTTGAAACAAAAATCCAAGATGTCATGACAAAAGATATCATTACTGCAACTCCCAATATGGAAGTATTTGAATTACACACAAAGCTTGCTGAAAAAAATCTTGGAAGGGCGCCAGTTATAGAAAACGGTAGATTAATCGGATTCATCTCTAAAACTGATATCCTTAAATTTTCTGAAATACTGATGCTAAAGAGGATGTAA
- a CDS encoding AAA family ATPase, producing MEERVKTGIKGLDELIGGGLPKSSSILLSGEAGTGKTIFSLQYIYTGAKDFGEAGIYVTFEEKPDELRREASQFGWDIKKYEDLKKIVILDAASLRVGVPTDESFYVKSDVDIKALLSRLYEIAMEINAKRIVIDSLPAFFFSDEPEKMRDDIYMMGRVLTETKATSILITEIIHGQGYSRFGYEEFITRGVITMHLVEGEKAMPRMAEYKRSIFIRKMRETNHKIKQYPFSITEQGIVVYPQGEIY from the coding sequence ATGGAAGAAAGGGTAAAAACAGGAATAAAAGGCCTTGATGAACTTATAGGAGGTGGCCTCCCAAAAAGCTCATCAATATTACTATCTGGAGAGGCAGGAACAGGAAAGACCATATTTTCCTTACAGTATATCTACACAGGTGCCAAGGATTTTGGGGAAGCAGGCATCTATGTAACGTTTGAAGAGAAACCTGATGAGCTTAGGAGGGAAGCTTCACAGTTTGGATGGGATATAAAAAAGTATGAGGATTTGAAAAAGATTGTCATCCTGGATGCAGCATCATTAAGAGTTGGCGTTCCAACTGATGAAAGCTTCTATGTGAAAAGTGATGTTGACATAAAGGCCCTACTTTCACGATTATATGAGATAGCCATGGAAATCAATGCAAAAAGGATCGTTATAGATTCACTCCCCGCATTTTTCTTTTCTGATGAGCCAGAAAAAATGCGTGATGATATCTACATGATGGGAAGGGTCCTAACAGAGACAAAGGCTACTTCGATTTTGATAACTGAGATTATTCATGGCCAGGGATACTCTAGGTTTGGGTATGAAGAGTTCATAACTAGAGGAGTCATAACAATGCACCTTGTGGAAGGCGAAAAGGCGATGCCAAGGATGGCAGAGTATAAGAGGAGCATATTCATCAGAAAGATGAGGGAGACAAACCACAAGATTAAGCAGTACCCCTTTTCGATAACTGAACAGGGCATAGTAGTATACCCACAGGGAGAAATATACTAG
- the tadA gene encoding Flp pilus assembly complex ATPase component TadA, which produces MIAVPDTSVVVDGRFKALLRDADFVKDLEKIVIAEATVAEVEHLANEGKSSGISGIAELKTIFKMSHELFVPLEYYGKRPTKYEIAGAKKGDIDAIIREAAMDLGATLVTGDLIQKDIAEAKGIPSIFLAPYKKVKLKIEDFFDSETLSVHLKDGIMPARKKGKPGSIVLEKYDRIYTEEELNEISLDILERAKTTRDSFIELDEKGADVVQLQEYRIVITSPPFSDRFEITAVRPVKKLTLEDYNIPEQLMRRLETAEGILIAGAPGMGKSTFAQAIAEYYASLEKIVKTMEKPRDLNVQPEITQYTALEGDMAKTGDILLLVRPDFTVFDEMRVTDDFKIYADMRLAGVGMVGVVHATKPVDAIQRFIGRIELGIIPQLIDTIIFIKNGEVNQVLDLEFVVKVPHGMNEADLARPIVEVKDFYSKTPLYEIYTYGEQVVVMPLKARRKETSPMKRLALSKLKERLNAELGMPFELEAVSDSRIALYLNNDDIPSIIGKEGKNIRALENAIGFSIDVRPMEKPVKEKKGKIPVDVDFREKYILINVEKRFARKNVKIFIEENYLDEISVPKSGKIKISNKNPMAEQIEDGIMNGKNLYIML; this is translated from the coding sequence ATGATAGCTGTACCGGATACATCCGTTGTAGTTGACGGCAGGTTCAAGGCTCTTTTGCGCGACGCTGATTTTGTCAAGGATTTAGAAAAGATTGTCATAGCCGAGGCCACAGTCGCTGAAGTTGAACATCTTGCAAATGAAGGGAAATCTTCTGGGATATCTGGGATTGCAGAGCTAAAGACCATATTTAAGATGTCGCATGAACTTTTTGTACCACTGGAATACTACGGGAAGAGGCCAACAAAGTATGAAATTGCAGGTGCCAAAAAGGGGGATATTGACGCCATTATTAGAGAGGCTGCGATGGATCTAGGTGCTACACTTGTTACAGGCGACCTAATACAGAAGGATATCGCAGAGGCAAAAGGGATCCCGTCTATTTTTCTAGCCCCTTACAAAAAGGTAAAGCTAAAGATTGAAGATTTCTTTGACTCAGAAACTCTTTCCGTTCATTTAAAGGACGGTATAATGCCGGCTAGAAAGAAAGGAAAGCCAGGTTCAATCGTCCTTGAAAAATATGATAGGATTTACACCGAGGAAGAGTTAAACGAGATATCTCTTGATATCCTAGAGCGTGCAAAGACTACAAGGGATAGCTTCATTGAGCTTGATGAAAAAGGGGCCGATGTTGTCCAGTTACAGGAGTATAGGATAGTTATTACCTCTCCTCCATTTTCCGATAGGTTTGAGATTACTGCGGTAAGGCCTGTTAAAAAACTAACATTAGAAGATTACAATATACCTGAGCAGCTCATGAGGAGGCTTGAAACTGCAGAAGGGATACTAATTGCCGGTGCACCTGGTATGGGCAAATCCACATTTGCTCAGGCAATAGCAGAATACTATGCTTCTTTAGAGAAGATAGTAAAGACCATGGAAAAGCCAAGGGACCTAAATGTGCAGCCTGAGATAACCCAGTATACCGCACTTGAAGGCGATATGGCAAAGACCGGCGATATATTACTTCTGGTAAGGCCAGACTTCACAGTTTTTGATGAGATGAGGGTGACAGATGATTTCAAGATATATGCCGACATGAGGCTTGCAGGTGTGGGGATGGTGGGTGTTGTCCATGCAACAAAGCCTGTAGATGCCATACAGCGTTTCATTGGAAGGATTGAACTAGGGATTATCCCCCAGCTTATTGACACAATCATATTCATAAAAAATGGTGAAGTTAACCAGGTATTAGATTTAGAGTTTGTAGTAAAAGTTCCTCATGGCATGAATGAAGCGGATCTTGCAAGGCCGATAGTTGAGGTAAAGGATTTCTACTCTAAAACTCCTCTCTATGAGATTTACACATACGGGGAGCAGGTCGTCGTGATGCCCCTTAAGGCAAGGAGGAAAGAGACTTCCCCAATGAAGAGATTGGCGCTATCAAAGCTAAAGGAAAGATTAAATGCTGAGCTTGGGATGCCTTTTGAACTAGAAGCTGTATCAGATTCTAGAATTGCACTATACCTCAATAATGACGATATCCCTTCGATTATTGGAAAGGAAGGAAAGAACATAAGGGCTTTGGAAAACGCGATAGGATTTTCAATTGATGTAAGGCCAATGGAAAAGCCAGTAAAAGAAAAAAAAGGAAAAATTCCAGTTGATGTAGACTTTAGGGAAAAGTATATCCTTATCAATGTTGAAAAAAGGTTTGCAAGAAAAAATGTCAAGATATTCATTGAGGAAAACTACTTAGACGAAATTAGCGTTCCAAAGTCTGGGAAGATCAAGATATCAAACAAAAATCCAATGGCTGAGCAGATTGAAGACGGCATCATGAATGGTAAAAACTTATATATAATGCTATAA